In Cryptomeria japonica chromosome 5, Sugi_1.0, whole genome shotgun sequence, the genomic window GCTACTACTCATAAACCGAAATAATAACTATCAGCAGTTAAGTTGCATGCATTTCAAAATCCAATATACAATTTACAATCTGTATTACTGGTACACTTCCCCTGTTTATTATTTTGAGTTATCTGTTTATTATTTTGAGTAATTTGTCCATGCTTTCTACCGAGCATGCAACCACCATAAATATAAGAAATTCCCTCAAGTGGCCCAAATAACTGCTGTGTAGGACTGTGTACATATTCATAAGGACTGGCAAGATTCGAGCTGGACACCTATGGCTGTTTATGGCGCTACAGCATATGTAACTATTAACAGCTAAAGTTTGTTCTATGCATACATACTTTTCTTGTATTAAATGTTAAGAAGGTTTGTGTTGTTGATATTTGGGCGGTCACCTAAAACTTATTTTACTATCTATTTTTTCTGTTCAAATTTAGTAGACCTTTTTCTTTCTGCACTACAATCACTTCATTCCCCAAATCAGAAAAAAGCACACCACTAGAGCAGAGTATGGAAAATGAAAACAGTTTATTAATTTATATACACATACGCTGCCCTTTCATGGCTACAAACTATGCAACAAACAATTCATAGGTTTATGGTGCATTCTGGGGGAGGGACTGGATATCTTTGTTTGTCATTGCAGTAGTCATATATCATGTAGTTTTTCTTCACCCACCACAATTTCTTCTTTTCAGCAGGACTCAGCATATCTGTCTGATATCTTTCATTGAATGAATTATGTGCTTGGAAATTGCGGTAGGCTGCAACGAAAGGAGCATGTGACCAGTCTATCTTAACAAGACCCCCTTGAGTTGCCCAGCTATCCCCATTCCATAAGCTTGAATATACTCCCATGGCTTGACTCTCTGGATATGGAACACCAACTGCCTTGTTATTCTTGAACACTCTGATGGGCACACCATCCACCATGAACCTGTATTTAACACAGTCACAACTCAATCATGAAAACCATAAAGGGCTTGAAGATTTTAGCTTGAAACAATTCTATATAGACAATTGGTTTTTGAATTTTGATTGAGCAATTAAACATACAAGATGTGTTGAGGAGTCCAGAGTACACCATAGGAGTGGAAATCTTTGGTGGGATCAAACCAGAGGTAAATCCTCTGCTCTCTGTCACCTTTACCACTTGCATACACATTTGTCTGAAGAACATAAGGCTCTCCTGATTTGTTTCCAAGAAACTCAAAGTCCAATTCATCATGGTTCACTCCCTCAGAAGACAACTGCAATAAGATTATGAGGAGTAAAAACATAAGCCCCTTACTTAAAAATGTTAGCAGGCACTCTGTCATGTTACTTCTAAGAGGGTAAACATTATAGGAACAACATTACATATGAGTATATGATACATACATAGTAAGCAGTTACAGTGCCTGCTGAGTCTCCTGGAACCAGCTTGATTTGCATGGAAATGTTCCCAAACAGGTACTTCTTCTTGGAAGTGAAGCCTGAGCCTGCAAACATTGAAATTGAAGGCAAAGATCACAAAACAATACTTATTTCTTAGTTAGGATTTAGTTATGACATGCTCAAAGTTTACCAGAGTTTTGATCAAGCTTAAGCTGCAGCTC contains:
- the LOC131039550 gene encoding xyloglucan endotransglucosylase/hydrolase 2, with the protein product MQSDSASMGFRCLGFLLLLFLTQANASVGHYSTSLQNEFSVSWAADHVNFLRGGQELQLKLDQNSGSGFTSKKKYLFGNISMQIKLVPGDSAGTVTAYYLSSEGVNHDELDFEFLGNKSGEPYVLQTNVYASGKGDREQRIYLWFDPTKDFHSYGVLWTPQHILFMVDGVPIRVFKNNKAVGVPYPESQAMGVYSSLWNGDSWATQGGLVKIDWSHAPFVAAYRNFQAHNSFNERYQTDMLSPAEKKKLWWVKKNYMIYDYCNDKQRYPVPPPECTINL